The region ACCCGATGCAATTGAGAAAGCCATTACACCCCGAACGCGGGCGATCATCCCAGTGCATAACGGCGGCTACCCCGCAGACATGGACGCGATTATGGAGATCGCTGACAGACACAATCTCAAAGTGATTGAGGATTGCGCGCATGCACACGGTTCACAGTGGCGCGAAAAAGGATTAGGTTCAATCGGACATCTCGGGGCATTCAGCTTCCAGATGGGAAAGACACTCACCTGTGGCGAAGGCGGAATGGTGCTGACAAACGATGAAACACTCGCAGAAAAGGCAGGTCAATTCGCACAACTGAATATGCGGATGACCAACTTCCAAGCCACGCTCTTGCTGAATCAACTCGAACGGTTTGAAGAACAGATAGAGACGCGCGAGCGCAATATTGCATACCTCTCCAAGGGCATGGAGGCGATAGACGGACTCCATCCGATCCCGCGCGATGGGCGCGTCACACGATGGTGTTTCTATTATTGGGATTTTCGGTTTGTATCTGAGGAGTTCGGTGGTGTTTCACGCGACCGGTTCTTAGAGGCACTCCGCGCAGAAGGTGTTTCGTGTGGTGTCGGTGCCCATGGTGAACCTATTTACAACGAAGGTCCTTTCGGCAATCCTGAGCTCTTTGATCAACTCGGCTTACCTCGCAAATACCTTGGGGATCAAGCGATTGACTACAGCACACTCAATTGTCCAAACGCCGAAAGGGTGTATAGAGAAGAGGTCTGTAGTTTCACACATTCTCTGTTTCTGGGAGACACAGATGATATGCAACAGATTTTAGACGCGTTCCAGAAGATTCGGGCGCATACCGATGCGCTATAGAGGTAGCAGAGAACGGCAATGAATAAGAATTATCATCGTATCTCAACAGACTGGGATAGTAATCAACATCAAAGCCTGTTCTCTATGCCGCTACTATTCATAGCCGCGTTTTACTTTAGCCCAAACCGTTGGAAGTTTGTCTGCCGGATCGACAGCAAACGCGCCAGAAATGTTTTGGTTAATCTCCGCTTCGGTCAGTGCTTTATCATAAGCGCGGACAATTGCGAACGATCCGTTGAAAGTTCGACGGCGTTCATCAAAGGAATTTGCACCGATTGAAATGTCGTTTATCGGTAATTTCTTATCGAATTCAAAACCGGCTTGTTTGCTGACCTCTTTACCGTCTTGATACGCCACAATCGACTTGCCACTCGTGCCGACGACCGCTATCCAGGTCCAGACGCCTTCCTCAAGTTTGATGTTAAGCGGTTGAACCGCTTGCTTACTCCCTTTAGCATGGATAGAAGTATCCAAATTCTGACCCCCGGTTATCCAAAGCCGAATCCCCTGCTGACCTTCCCGTGGACTGTTCTGGAAACCGGCGAAATGGTGTTCTTCAACAAAAAAATCACCATTGCGTCTACAAAGGAATTCCAAGGTCCAGTCCTCGAAAAACAGTGGTGTGTTTTTTGCGGGTGGACCGCCAAAGGTTGAAAGGGACTCCGTGGTTGTGTAATACTTCGAATTCGGTTCATTGACACCGAGTGCAGGAATTTTAATTTCGCCTTCTTCGAGTTTCATTGGTTTATCTGTGGCAAGCAATTCACCGCCTTCAGTGCCGAGATTTTCCCATGCATCCGGGTGGGCAGGGTTGTCAGCGGCATTGAGATAGAGCACAGGATCCTCAACAACACTGGCAAAGACGAGAGGGCTCGCCATTAACAAAAAAAGCAGGGCGGTGCAAATTGAAATAAAGGTTCTCATGTAAAGTTTCTCCTAAAGTAAAAACTGTGTCCTAACAGCAATAGTTAGGGTTCGTAAGGTTAATAATTAATCCTATTATACCATACGAAAACCTGATTATCAAGAAAACCGTGAAAGCATGCTCTGTAAGCACATTTATTGTGTACGGAGTGCACAGTTCACAGGTAAAACTACGGTAAGTCTAACAGAATAGCCACTGTCTGCGGCAACAAACACTCCGTCTCGTTACAGAGTTGGTAGGTGAGTTGTAGCGTCATTGGAACGTTTTTGTCGTGCTTCGTATTCGGTTTCCGCTTTAACCGCAACGGAATCGTGAGACTTTCTTCATACACATTCAAGGACTCACTACTAAATTCAAAGCGTGTCGATCTCCCTTTCGGATACGCTATATCGACAATTTCTAACGGAGTATCTGGGTCCACTGTAATTGTGGTCGGGATCAAATTGTCTTGACCCGCGGGGTTCGCGTTAATATGCCACCCTGAAGCAATGTTGAGTCGGAGCGTCACATTAAATACGCTGTTACTCTGGGATTTAATTTCAGCAGTTGCACTTACGCGTGGGGACGTTTCAGAACCGAGTGCCGTTACGAGTGGAGGCGTTGCAGCATCGCGTTCTTCTCCTGCGATCAAATAGCGGTTTAAGGAAAAATGCATATACATGAAAGACGAAGGACTCTGTGCCATAGATTTCGCGAAGATCCGCAACGTTTCTTCAGCGTAACGCCGATAATCCGCCCCAAATGCTAATAGATTTGAGACGGCGACAGCATTACCCGACGGAATTGCCGAGTCATAAGGTTTCTTCGTTCGCACAATAAGGTGTTTCGCATCTGCCTTCGTGTAATAGAACCCTCCGTTTTTGTCGTCCCAAAAAAGTTGAATCATCGCATCGGTGAGTCTTTTCGCTGAATTCAACCACTCTTCATCACCCGTAGCCTGATACAATCCAAGCAAACCCCGGACAAAAAAGGTATAGTCATCAAGATATACATCCTGTTTCACCACACCCGCAGTATAAGTATGGCACAATTCATCGTTCGGTTTTTTGAGGGTGTCAAGAATGAACTTAGCAGCTTTTGATGCCGCCACAAGATACCGTTCTTCACCAAGCACTTGATAACCGTAAGCAAGGGCATCTATCATCAGACCGTTCCAATTGACAATAATCTTTGTGTCCAACAAGGGATATTCTCGTTTCGCACGTGCCGTTAAGAGTTTCTCCCTTGCCGATTCCACTTCCTTGAGAGCATTCTCCGCTGCTGCGCCTTCAGGCACATAAAGAACATTTTGCCCTTCAAAATTAGGTCCCTTATCAACACCGTAAACAGCAGCGAAACGTGCCATTGTCTTCTTATCGAGGATCTTCTGAATCTCATCGGCAGTCCAGACGTAATATTTTCCTTCTTCGGCATCCGTCTCAGCGTCCAATGCTGAATAGAATCCGCCCTCTGGTGCTGTCATCTCTCGGAAAACGAAACGGAAGATCTCTTCAGCAATGCGCCGATAGCGAGGTTCCTGTGTTAGTTGATGTGCCTGGAGGTACACTTTCGCCAATTGTGCGTTGTCGTAAAGCATCTTCTCAAAATGGGGAACGAGCCATTTTTCGTCAACAGAGTATCGGTGAAATCCGCCGCCTATCTGGTCATACATCCCCCCGTAAGCCATCATATCCAGCGTATGTGTCACCATCTTCAAAAGAGATTCGTTTTCTGTGGGAGGGGTTTGTAACCCCGATTTCCGCTCGTATTCACTTAGCAAAAATTCGAGATTCGCGGGGCTTGGGAATTTCGGCGCGCCTCCAAATCCACCGTAGGCATGACTATAGGCGGTCCGGAGATGGTCCAACGCAGCAGCAGTAAGCGATCTATCCAGCGGTGTAGCAGTGAGGGTCGTAAACCCTCTACTGGTCGCCAATGCAATAGTATCTGAAATCTGGTTTGCAGCTTCAATGACTTCCCCTTCTCGTGTTATCCATGCTTCATGCACTGCATCAAGGATCGTTGGAAACCCTGGTCTGCCGGGCACATCTGTCGGTGGAAAATAGGTGCCAGCATAAAACGGTTTTAAATCAGGCGTGAGAAAGACGGAGTTGGGCCATCCACCCCGCTGAATCAGGAGTTGCGTTGCCGTCATATAGATTTCATCGAGATCCGGACGCTCTTCCCTATCAATTTTGATATTGATGAAGTCTTTATTCATCCTGGCAGCGATTTCTGGGTTTGAGAAGACCTCCCGCTCCATGACGTGGCACCAATAGCACGTGGAATATCCGACAGAGAGAAAAATTAACTTATTTTCTTGCTTCGCCCGTTCCACTGCTTCATCGCCCCATGGATACCACTCCACGGGGTTATGCGCATGGAGCAACAGGTAAGGACTGGTCTCATGGATGAGTCGATTCGTCCACTTCCATGAGCCGTCTGGATTCTTGAGTGCCGTTTCATCAGCACTTGTCGTCCACGCTATATTGAGAAGGATAAAGCATCCTAAAAACTCGATCACCTTGATTCGCTTGACAGTTTTCCAGTTCATCCTGATGCCTTTTGAGAAATTGTGGAATTAGATTTGATGAACTGATATAACTCGCGGTTCAACTCATAAATTTCCTTTTTCCCGACTGTTGAACTACCTATGAAAGTATCAGCACGAACAGAAGCAAATTGTTCCTTGATTAGCGATTCCAAACTTGCGGCATCATCTGTTTCAATCTCACCGAGAATTTCAAGGGAATCCTCCATTGTGAGCGAACGGATCTGTTGACGAACTGAGTTAAAACGCGTTTCCATAGCGGTGGAAGTGATCCCGACTTTACAATATTTTTTCTGGTCCCTTTTACCACGGAATGTTATAAAATACACTCGATGTGGAGGATGTTCGGGAATCAAGAACCCAAATCTTTCTAGAATCTCACGAATTTTATCTCGCACTTTCTTATCCGTTATTCTACCAATCCCAAAACGGCTCACTAAATAAGGCAGGTACTTGATGCGAATCAGCCATTTAGACCGTGTTACCTGGAAACCGTATTCAGGACAATCTTTAATGAAACGTTTAAGGGTATGGTCCTTTCTGCCTGACTCAT is a window of Candidatus Poribacteria bacterium DNA encoding:
- a CDS encoding DegT/DnrJ/EryC1/StrS family aminotransferase, which produces MAKLALNGGDPIVKGSLGKSWPIYDETEENALLETLRSGAWNRGEKVDEVGEKFAAFQDAKYGIPLANGTVALQCALKAAGITAGNEVIVPALTFVATGTSVVCVNAVPVIVDIDPLTYNIAPDAIEKAITPRTRAIIPVHNGGYPADMDAIMEIADRHNLKVIEDCAHAHGSQWREKGLGSIGHLGAFSFQMGKTLTCGEGGMVLTNDETLAEKAGQFAQLNMRMTNFQATLLLNQLERFEEQIETRERNIAYLSKGMEAIDGLHPIPRDGRVTRWCFYYWDFRFVSEEFGGVSRDRFLEALRAEGVSCGVGAHGEPIYNEGPFGNPELFDQLGLPRKYLGDQAIDYSTLNCPNAERVYREEVCSFTHSLFLGDTDDMQQILDAFQKIRAHTDAL
- a CDS encoding LamG domain-containing protein; the protein is MRTFISICTALLFLLMASPLVFASVVEDPVLYLNAADNPAHPDAWENLGTEGGELLATDKPMKLEEGEIKIPALGVNEPNSKYYTTTESLSTFGGPPAKNTPLFFEDWTLEFLCRRNGDFFVEEHHFAGFQNSPREGQQGIRLWITGGQNLDTSIHAKGSKQAVQPLNIKLEEGVWTWIAVVGTSGKSIVAYQDGKEVSKQAGFEFDKKLPINDISIGANSFDERRRTFNGSFAIVRAYDKALTEAEINQNISGAFAVDPADKLPTVWAKVKRGYE
- a CDS encoding DUF255 domain-containing protein produces the protein MNWKTVKRIKVIEFLGCFILLNIAWTTSADETALKNPDGSWKWTNRLIHETSPYLLLHAHNPVEWYPWGDEAVERAKQENKLIFLSVGYSTCYWCHVMEREVFSNPEIAARMNKDFINIKIDREERPDLDEIYMTATQLLIQRGGWPNSVFLTPDLKPFYAGTYFPPTDVPGRPGFPTILDAVHEAWITREGEVIEAANQISDTIALATSRGFTTLTATPLDRSLTAAALDHLRTAYSHAYGGFGGAPKFPSPANLEFLLSEYERKSGLQTPPTENESLLKMVTHTLDMMAYGGMYDQIGGGFHRYSVDEKWLVPHFEKMLYDNAQLAKVYLQAHQLTQEPRYRRIAEEIFRFVFREMTAPEGGFYSALDAETDAEEGKYYVWTADEIQKILDKKTMARFAAVYGVDKGPNFEGQNVLYVPEGAAAENALKEVESAREKLLTARAKREYPLLDTKIIVNWNGLMIDALAYGYQVLGEERYLVAASKAAKFILDTLKKPNDELCHTYTAGVVKQDVYLDDYTFFVRGLLGLYQATGDEEWLNSAKRLTDAMIQLFWDDKNGGFYYTKADAKHLIVRTKKPYDSAIPSGNAVAVSNLLAFGADYRRYAEETLRIFAKSMAQSPSSFMYMHFSLNRYLIAGEERDAATPPLVTALGSETSPRVSATAEIKSQSNSVFNVTLRLNIASGWHINANPAGQDNLIPTTITVDPDTPLEIVDIAYPKGRSTRFEFSSESLNVYEESLTIPLRLKRKPNTKHDKNVPMTLQLTYQLCNETECLLPQTVAILLDLP